Proteins encoded together in one Oryzias latipes chromosome 11, ASM223467v1 window:
- the LOC101174756 gene encoding uncharacterized protein LOC101174756, with product MERASQSEDTLSSIALENIKNKLIRAFRVTAEAREEPQESGCSVRPVSMSRSHQANEELRRAKIDGAITWIRSELQDMRTQDLQLAQTLLGLNMEIQRLRRESFGGFEADGDDSQ from the exons ATGGAGCGAGCCAGCCAGAGCGAGGACACACTGTCCAGCATTGCCCTGGAGAACATCAAGAACAAGCTGATCCGTGCCTTCAGAGTCACAGCAGAGGCCAGAGAGGAGCCTCAGGAGTCCGGCTGCAGCGTCAGACCTGTCAGCATGAGCAGGAGTCACCAGGCCAATGAGGAGCTGAGGAGGGCCAAGATAGATGGAGCAATAACCTGGATAAGGTCAGAACTG CAGGACATGCGCACGCAGGACCTCCAGCTGGCCCAAACCCTGCTGGGGCTCAACATGGAGATCCAAAGGCTGCGGAGGGAAAGTTTTGGGGGGTTTGAAGCGGATGGAGATGATTCACAGTAA
- the utp23 gene encoding rRNA-processing protein UTP23 homolog yields the protein MKIKRQKQAKKTISFYKYNFSFREPFQILIDGTFCQAALKNKIQIKEQMPKYLMGEVQLCTTNCALKELDTLGKQLYGAKIILQRFQLRKCAHFKDPVPASECLLSMLEDTNPHHYFVATQDHTVTAGLKKIPGVPLLYIILNTIVLDKPSQASLSHVQAVQMGELVSPAQQKSIQSMKQEQGISSKDGESRGRKRKRKQSNPNPLSCLKKKKKKGAPTPPLKKTEPGEKRKRSRHKKQRTAGDRTATPTGTNTE from the exons ATGAAGATCAAACGACAGAAACAAGCCAAGAAAACGATTAGCTTCTACAAATACAACTTCAGCTTCAGGGAACCTTTTCAGATCCTCATTGACGGGACTTTTTGTCAGGCGGCGTTGAAGAATAAAATTCAGATTAAAGAGCAAATGCCGAAATATCTAATGGGTGAGGTGCAGCTGTGCACCACAAA TTGCGCTCTGAAAGAACTCGATACTCTCGGAAAACAGCTTTATGGAGCCAAAATTATTCTGcagaggttccagctgaggaaatGTGCTCACTTCAAGGACCCGGTTCCTGCGTCAGAGTGCCTGCTGTCCATGCTGGAGGACACAAACCCGCACCATTACTTTGTTGCCACGcag GATCATACGGTGACTGCAGGCCTGAAGAAGATTCCAGGTGTTCCTCTGCTTTACATCATCCTCAACACCATTGTGCTGGACAAGCCCAGCCAGGCGTCCCTCAGTCATGTCCAGGCCGTCCAGATGGGAGAGCTGGTGAGCCCTGCTCAGCAGAAGAGCATCCAGAGCATGAAACAGGAGCAGGGCATCAGCAGCAAGGACGGAGAGAGCCGGggcaggaagaggaagaggaaacaGAGCAACCCCAACCCTCTGAGCTGcctcaagaagaagaagaagaaaggagcACCCACACCCcctctgaaaaaaacagaaccgggggagaagagaaaaagaagcagaCACAAGAAGCAGAGGACAGCGGGGGACCGAACAGCCACTCCCACCGGGACAAATACTGaatga